In Phaseolus vulgaris cultivar G19833 chromosome 10, P. vulgaris v2.0, whole genome shotgun sequence, a single genomic region encodes these proteins:
- the LOC137814215 gene encoding uncharacterized protein, with translation MDTALPTTSLGPKVIFTGVEDPEAHLIAFHTQMMLTGGSDVVYCKLLMSTLAGAALEWFVSLPDRHITTFDQFVTLFREKYLINRAPPQISYDVFDIKQYQRESLKEFLNRFGVQVVRLKPTDEAMTVHAFTKGMLPGPFSESLLKFYLKMFCEIRRRALAHIATEDRVTEKRGFVGLIRTRVAGRPQPMWVHKSTIEKKDKGKQRPYEKPQTRACTRGDPPPSTIFV, from the coding sequence ATGGATACTGCATTACCAACCACGTCTCTAGGCCCGAAAGTCATCTTCACGGGTGtagaggatccagaggctcaccTTAtagcgttccacacccagatgatgctcacAGGAGGATCTGATGTTGTGTACTGCAAGCTGTTGATGAGCACGTTGGCAGGCGCAGCGTTGGAATGGTTCGTTAGTCTCCCTGACAGACACATCACTACCTTCGACCAGTTCGTAACGCTGTTTAGAGAGAAGTACCTTATCAACAGGGCTCCCCCTCAAATCTCTTATGATGTCTTTGACATAAAACAGTATCAGAGAGAGTCCTTGAAAGAGTTCTTGAACAGGTTTGGAGTCCAGGTGGTGAGGTTGAAACCCACGGATGAGGCCATGACGGTGCACGCCTTCACCAAGGGAATGCTACCAGGGCCCTTCAGTGAATCACTGCTCAAGTTCTACCTGAAGATGTTCTGCGAGATCAGGCGTCGGGCTTTAGCGCACATCGCCACGGAGGATCGAGTCACAGAGAAGCGTGGCTTCGTCGGTCTTATCCGAACTCGAGTAGCAGGTCGACCTCAACCCATGTGGGTACACAAGTCGAcaatagaaaagaaagacaaGGGAAAGCAGCGACCTTACGAGAAGCCCCAGACTAGAGCATGCACAAGGGGAGACCCGCCCCCAAGCACAATTTTCGTGTAG